A genomic segment from Manduca sexta isolate Smith_Timp_Sample1 chromosome 13, JHU_Msex_v1.0, whole genome shotgun sequence encodes:
- the LOC115446449 gene encoding esterase FE4: MLRLFIFCVFFVSLRAEDDYRVVNLDGIGSVSGEKYWNGNFYEFYGVPYATVPKGRDKFKEPLPVEPWEGVKVANVRNNVCQQVYLTDDDDDIILHGEDECLTMNLYVPEEASEENPLPVIIYIHSGAFSGGSGNMAKLTYLARHDIIAISFNYRVGALGFACLGTEEIPGNAALKDQIAALKWVNKHIKKFGGDPNKVTLAGFSVGAAMAEILALSKLTDGLIHKLVLESGSALAPFAINRHPITTATNIAIPMGYNNTGKIKDLTEFYLNASALDLAVKSKNFFLTNSTFGFAPCVETKVPNTVPVLTESPLDIIKRGDFKKIPILTGYSNMEGISRTIKFGDWMDDMNKNFADFLPADLAFNDDKAKQTFIDQIKKSYFKDEEVSHNTLQGYIDYFSDSMFKYAIIKSAKHYAGKSNQPVYLYEFTYVGKLNMKHQYMDRVKGASHRDQSAYVLDFLDYTISYRDMDTRDRMTTMWSDFVKYSDPTAYESTLINVKWLRHSVNEQNYLEIGNKLKMKKDLFEKRYQFWDRVYSKYYWNPTAQVAGENKKK; the protein is encoded by the exons ATGCTTCGGTTATtcatattttgtgtattttttgtgagttTACGAGCTGAAGATGACTATAGAGTTGTTAATTTGGATGGAATAGGTAGTGTAAGTGGAGAGAAATATTGGAATGgaaatttttatgaattttacgGTGTACCATACGCGACTGTGCCTAAAGGAAGGGATAAATTTAAG GAACCATTACCAGTAGAACCATGGGAAGGAGTCAAGGTAGCAAATGTGAGAAACAACGTTTGTCAACAAGTCTATCTAACAGATGACGACGACGATATCATTCTCCATGGAGAAGACGAATGTCTTACTATGAATCTGTATGTGCCTGAAGAAGCAAGCGAAGAGAACCCACTTccagtaataatttatatacacagCGGCGCGTTTTCAGGAGGCAGTGGTAATATGGCAAAATTAACTTACTTAGCAAGGCACGATATTATTGCAATCAGTTTTAACTACAGAGTGGGTGCTCTAGGATTTGCTTGTCTTGGTACAGAAGAAATTCCTGGTAACGCAGCATTGAAAGATCAGATTGCTGCTTTGAAATGggttaataaacatataaagaaATTTGGTGGTGATCCGAATAAAGTCACGTTGGCTGGCTTCAGTGTTGGTGCTGCTATGGCAGAAATACTTGCATTGTCTAAGTTAACTGACGGATTGatacataaattagttttggAAAGTGGATCTGCCCTAGCGCCTTTTGCAATAAACAGACATCCAATAACTACTGCTACGAATATAGCAATTCCTATGGGGTATAACAACACGGGTAAAATAAAAGATCTAACAGAATTTTACTTGAATGCGTCAGCGTTGGACTTAGCAGTTAAAAGCAAGAACTTCTTTTTAACTAACAGCACGTTCGGATTTGCTCCTTGCGTGGAGACTAAAGTTCCTAATACAGTACCCGTTTTGACTGAATCACCTCTTGACATTATAAAGAGAGGTGACTTCAAGAAAATTCCTATTTTAACCGGCTATTCCAATATGGAGGGCATAAGTCGAACAATCAAATTTGGTGATTGGATGGATGATATGAACAAAAATTTTGCTGACTTCCTGCCAGCTGATTTGGCATTCAACGATGATAAAGCTAAACAAACCTTTATcgatcaaataaaaaagtccTATTTCAAGGATGAAGAAGTTTCCCATAATACCCTACAAGGCTATATAGACTATTTCTCTGATTCCATGTTCAAGTATGCAATAATCAAGTCAGCCAAACACTACGCAGGGAAATCTAACCAACCTGTTTATTTGTACGAATTTACTTACGTTGGAAAATTGAATATGAAGCATCAGTACATGGATAGAGTAAAAGGCGCTAGTCATAGAGACCAGAGTGCCTACGTCTTGGATTTCCTAGATTATACTATCAGCTACCGAGATATGGACACTCGTGACCGCATGACTACGATGTGGAGTGACTTTGTTAAATATTC TGATCCGACGGCCTACGAGAGCACACTGATCAACGTCAAATGGCTGAGACACAGCGTAAACGAACAGAATTATTTAGAAATTGgcaataaattgaaaatgaagAAGGATTTATTCGAAAAAAGATACCAGTTTTGGGATAGAGTTTACAGCAAGTACTATTGGAATCCGACTGCCCAGGTGGCTggcgaaaataaaaagaaataa